A stretch of DNA from Bacillus sp. NP157:
GCCGACAAGCATGCGGCCGTCACGAAGGCGACTGACTGCGAAATACACGCTCGCCCCGTCGAAGACGACCGGCGTCGCCGATGCGGGACGAATACGGGCAAGGCCTTCCTTTCCACCGACCCAGAGACTGCCGCTTGAGTCGAGCATCGTGCTCATGACGAGTAGTCCATCCGGCGCGAGGGGAAAGTGGATGACCTCGTCGCCCGCCATGATCGATTCGCCGTCGGACAGTCCCTCGGGGCGATAACACAGGTTCGCGCATCCACTGCCTTGCGCCCAAAGGCCTCCGGACCCATCCTCGAATTCGATGGCATCGCTGGATCGAGCCCTTTCCCTGGGCAACCCGCGCTCCCGGGGAATCCGCATGTGCCGCTTTCCCTCGGATCGCCATACGCCCCCGTCCACGGCGACAACGAGGTCCTCATCGTCGCGAGAATGGGACGACAGCCGTTCGAATACACGCCCATACCGGGCAAGCCAGAACACACCGGTTCCCGTCAGGGCGAGCGTGCCGCCCGACACCGTTGCCACCGTTTGCTGGATGTCGCCTTCCGGTGGACGCCACTGCGGTGGCGGGCAGGCTACCCAATGATCACCCGACAGTACAAACAGCTGTCCGGCGGCCGAAACGAACGTACGCCCATCCCCCGCCTCGGCTACGTGGCCGATGCGATCGGCAGGAAGGCCCCTGGGGATGGTGACGGTCCGCCCGTCACCGGAGAGATGGATAGCCGTCCGATTGCCATAAACAACCCAGAGACCGCCGTCCCGCCCGGCCGACAAATCGGTAACCAGCCGCGAGCCCTGCGTTTCGTCGCTGACGAGGTCGTGCGAAAAAAAGTTCCGGCCGTCGAACCGGTAGAGCCCCGCCGACGTGCCAAGCCAGATCCACCCATCCTCGGTCTGCGCCAGCGCATTGATGTCGCCGGGCGCACCATCACGGGTATGCCAAAGCGTCGATACATGGCCTGGGATGGCGACTTCAGCATGCGTGGCCGGCACCAGGATGCCACACGCCCCGAGCGCAGCCACGCAGGCCAGGAGCACCCTGCGCACGCGCGACCTCGCTCCGCCGTCCATCGCCACTGCCGCCCACATTCGATCCAGACCTTTTCGGAAAATGTCGTCGCTACCCCGGAAGACCCGGTTGAGGGATTGCACGTGCAAGGACAAGTTCCGATAGTGCGTTTGCGCGTGCAACCAATCCGCGGAACCTCAGTATGCAGGCCCGGGATGGACGAATGGTTGCATGGAACGCCCCGGTATTGCCGCAAAAAGCTTGCCCGGATGCCTGGATTGTTCACGCAAGGACGATTCCGCGCCTTGCCTGTTTCCTCAGGCACCCACGCCCTGGATAGTCGCCATGAATTTCTGCAATGAACTCGCGCGCTCCTTGCGCCAGGCGTCACCGCCCGCCATGTGGCACACAAGCGGCCACGGTATGACGGCGGCCATCGAGGGTCGCCTGCACTGCGCCGACGAAACCGCCAGGATGCGCTTTTACGCTGCCGACGGCTGTCTCGTCCTGGTCCATCTACGCGGACAGCTCCGTACGAGCGTCTTCGTCGATGATTTCGAACACCGCAGCGAACCGTTCCAGGCCGGCACGGTCTTCGCCCTCGACCTTCGTCGAACCGTTGAGTTAAGCATCAACGAGTCCGCACATGTCCTCGCCATCCACATACCGCGCGCGGCCCTCGCTGCAGCAGCGGTGGAAACCGGAACGGCCGAGAACCTACGCGCGCTACACACGGGCTTCCATGATGCCGTGCTGCTGCACATGGCGATGTCGATCATACAGACCGTGCGCGACCCGCTCCTCGGCGACAACGTACTACACGGACAACTATTCCGGAGTTTCCTCCTGCGCCTGACCACGCTCATGGGCACGCCAGCCCAGCGCCCTCACCTGCCGCGCCGGACCCTGACGGCACGCGAAATCGACTCGCTCATCGAGGTCGTGCGCCACCGGCTGACGCGGGGCCTCACCGTCACCGAGGCAGCGGCGGCCTGCGGTTTGACACACGCCACGTTCGAACGGGCCTTTCGTCAAGGTGTCGGGATCGCACCGAACCAGTGGCTCATCCTTCGGCGCCTGGACGTGGCCATGGGCCTCATCATCACGGGAGAGCAGTCGCTAGCAGAGATCGCCGTCGAGGCAGGTTTTGCCGACCAGTCACATTTCACCCATGCCTTTTCGCGCCGCCTGGCCGTCGCTCCGGCAGCATGGCGCAGGCTGAACGCGAGCCGCCAGGGCGCGCCAGCCTAGAGGTATCCGCGCTCGATGGCGGCTGCAATGGCCTGGATCCGGTCATGGGTTCCCAGCTTTCCGAACGCACTCTTCAGGCGCGTCTTGACCGTATCGGTAGGTACACCCAGACGCTCTGCGATTTCCCGATTGCCAAGGCCTTCGGAAGCCAGGGCAAGACACGCTACCTCACGGGCATGGAGCGCCGTTGACGGCGCGGCATCGGCCATGCGCTCCCAAACGTCCGGCGAGAAGACAGGACTTCCGTGCGCACCCTTGCGCACCGCGTTCACGATGAATTCCTTCTGGGCCGTCTTGTGCACGTAACCGATCGCACCTAGCGACACGGCGCGAGACACTCGCGCATCACCCAGGTAGGAGGTGAGCATGACGATGCGACAAGCGGGATCGATGCGACGAAGCGCCTGCAAGGCATCGAGACCGTCCATGCCGGGCATCTCGATGTCGAGAAGGACGACGTCAGGACGAAGCAGGCCATACGCGTCCAACGCACCTGCCCCGTCAGATGCCTCGCCAACGACCTCCATGCCATCGCTACGCGCGATGGTCGCGCGCAGGCCGTCACGCAGGAGGTCGTGGTCGTCGACGATGAGAACGCGGATGGGGGGCATCACCAGGGTCCCTGCGCAAAGGTGGCGCGCATGCGTCCACCCTCCTCCAACAGAACGGCGTTGGCAAGACCGAACCATGTGTACCGCGCGGTCATAGCTCGCCTGTCAGGAACTGCGCACGACCAAACCCGAAGCTCCAGTCGTCATCCGCGTTGCTCGAAATGCTTACCACCAGGTCCTCGGGCGCGAGCCCGCATCGCTCCAGAAGCATCGCCGAAAGACCGCGATAGAACGTTTCCTTTTGCACACGTGTCCTCGGCCTGGAGAAGACATGCACGAGTACGCGCCCCGCCGACCGTTCGAAGCCCAGGCCGGTGTCTTCAAGAATGAGTTGACCCGGTGGATGAGTCTGGATGACCTGGTAGCGGTCCCGGGCGGGGACGCTGAACGCAGCGACCATCGCCTCGTGGACTGCATCGGCGAGCGTACGCAGTTGCGCAGGCGTACGACCTTCGGCGACGTCGATACGAATCAGTGGCATAGCATGCGTCGCGGATTACGCCGCGACCCCCTCGTCGGAAAAACGATGGAAGTCGGTGTAGTACAACTCGGTGCCACCCCAGAAGGCTTCCCGCACATACGGCGTAAGCGGGTGGTTGTGCAGGAATCGATCGGGAAGGTCTGGGTTCGACGTAAAGTATCGCCCGAAGGCGACCAGATCCGCGTCACCTTTGCGCAAGATGGCTTCCGCCGTCTCCCGGTTGAAGCCTCCGGCGGCAATGATCGGGCCGCGGAAGATGCGACGCAGGTACTCGGAAGCAACCGGCGCCCTGTGCTCATCGATGGTCTCCACGCCGCTGACGCGCGGCTCGATGATGTGCAGGTAAGCAAGGCCATAGTCGTTCAGACGCTCGGCAAAGTGACCAAACAAGGCCTCCGGGTCCGAGTCCGAGATCGCTCCCCAGGTTCCCGACGGAGAAACACGGATTCCGACACGGTCGGGACCGAACACACTGATGAACGCCTCGGTGAGCTCGAGGGGGAATCGCATGCGCTTTTCAATCGTCCCACCGTAGGCATCCGTACGGCGGTTCGTACCGTCCTGGAGGAAGGTATCGGCGAGGTATCCATTGGCGGCGTGGAGCTCGACACCATCGACACCCGCGTCCTTCGCCCGAACCGCGGCCATCCGGAACGACTCGACAAGAGCAGGTATCTCGTCAAGGGCGATTTCGCGGTGCGGAGATACCGGCACCCAGCCATCGGCCGTGAAGGCCAGGCCCTCGTATGGCACGACCGACGGAGCTATCGGGAGCTCCCCGGCCGACAGGTCCGCATGTGACTGCCTACCGTCGTGGGCGATTTGCATGATGAGCTTGCCGCCGCTGGCATGTACCGCGTCGCTGATGCGACGCCATGCCCTGGTATGGGCATCGGTATAGATGCCGGGCGCACCGATGTAGCCGCGGCTGTCGAATGTCGGGTGGCTCGATTCGGAGATGATGAGTCCGCCCTTCGAGGCGCGCTGGCCGTAGTAGGTGACCATCATGTCGCTCGGGGAAAGATCCCCATCCGCACGGAGACGCGTTGTCGGCGCATGGACTACGCGGTGGCCAAGGTCGATGGCACCAAGCCTGAAGGGGGAAAACAGCATTTCGACGTCTGTGGAGCTCATTTTTATTTCCTCTAGGGGCAGCCGGCGGATGTCCCGCACGATCAACAACGTGGGGCGAATTGCCCGTATCGGTATGGGCGCCAGCTTCCCATCACTTGCGACGCGGCCGACAAGATCACACCGAACCAGGGACGCTTACGGAAAGCGCGGCGCGCATCGAACAAGACTTCGCCGCCAGATGCCGCCAGTCTCGAAAGAGCGGCCCATGCGGGGCTGCGTCCCGAACCTGGAGTTAGCCCATGTCCGCACGCGCCGAAGCCAACAAGACGCTCGTCCTCGAAGCATTCGACACACTCTTCAACCGGCGCGATTACGTCGCCGCCGAGAGGTTCTGGTCACCGGATTACGTCCAGCACAGCGCCCACATCGGGCCGGGTCGCGAGGGGCTGTTCGAGCTCATTCGAGCCGTGCCGGAGACATTGGTCTACGAACACGGCCTTATCCTTGCCGACGACGAGTACGTCATGGTCCACAGCCGGTTTTCAGGCAATGGTCGCCCGCGCGCCTGGATCGGCGTCGACATCGTCAGGATCGTGGACGGACGGCTCGCCGAGCACTGGGACGTCTTGCAGGACGAAGCGACCATGGCCGAATCGCAGAGCAAGCACCCGATGTTCGGCGAGGCGTTCTCGCCAGGCGACTAGAGCTTCGAGCCGCCGTCGACAGCAATGGTCGTGCCGTTGACCCAGCCCGAATCGCTTGAAGCAAGGAACAGCACGGCACCGGAGATGTCATCCGGCTGCGCCACGCGCTGGAGCGCCTGCATGCCGAGGGTAAAGTTGCGCCCCTCGTCGGTCTTCGCGAATTTCGACATGTCCGTTTCCACAACGCCCGGCGCGACCGCATTGACGCGGATATCGCGAGGGCCCAGGGCTGCAGCGAAATGCTTCACAAGCGTCTCGGTTGCACCCTTCGTCGAGGCGTAAGCGGAGAGGTTGCCAACGGCGGAGCGCGCCGCGAGCGACGTCGTGAAGATGACCGAGCTTCCCTTGCCCAGGATCGGCAGCAACTGCTGGACGAGGAAGTACGGGCCACGGACATTGACCGCAAACTGACGGTCGAAGTCCTCGATGGTCTGCTCTTCAATCGTCGCCGCGACCGACGTGCCGGCGTTGTTGACCAGGATATCGAGACGGTCGCCGATGATGGAGCGGACGACCGCGGCGAGCTTGTGCGGACCGTCCGGTGAGCCGAGGTCGGCACCCACGGAGGTTGCGCGGCCACCGGCCTTGGTGATGGCGGCGACGACGTCGTCGGCATCCTTCGGCGAAGCGCTGTAATGAACGAGGACCTGCGCGCCCGCCTTGGCGAGCGAGAGGGCGATGGCGCGGCCGATGCCGCGCGACCCGCCCGTGACAAGGGCGGTCTTACCGGTAAGCGAAGTCATGGGGATACTCTCGTGGAATGGGGGCCCGGGAATCGGGTCCCCTTGGGGTCAAGACGGCCTTCAGTGCGCACCCAGGAAGGATGAGACGTGGCCGACGAACACGTCCGGATACTGGTACTGCGAGCCGTGGTTCGAATCGGGGTAGAGAATCAGCGATGCATCCGGCAGGTTCTGCTGGAGGTGCCAGGAGTTGATGGAGTAGATGATGACGTCGGTGCCGCCGTTGATGACCAGCGTCGGCTGACGGATGGCCTTCAGGTACTCGTACGGCTTGTCCCTGGGCGCGCCCCACTTGCCAAGCGCAGCAATCTGCGCCGGGGCTACCTTTTCGCTCACCTCAGGGTCGCGCCCCTCGGTACGAAGGCGGAACCGCTCGAGAAAGCGGTGACCTGCGGCCTGGCTCTCGGCACTCGGCGTGAAGAAGACGCGCAGCCATAGGTGGTCGGGATTGGCGTAGCTCGCACCAAAAATCTCCTGTGCCTCGGGCGTCAGCGACTGCATGCCCTCGCCACTGCGCGGGCCGGTGCCGACCAGGACGAGCTTGCGGACAAGGCCCGGCGCCTGCAGGGCGATTTCCTGGGCGACGAGGCCACCGAGTGAAAACCCGAGGACGTCGACGGTCGTCAGGCCGAGGGCCTTGATGAACGCGACCGCGTTCGCTCCCATCTCCTCGACGGACTCCGGGACGTCGCCCGAGGTCGACGAGATGCCGGCGTTGTTGAACAAGATCACCTCACGGTCACGCGCCAGGCCGTCGGTGACCTGCGGATCCCAGTGGTCCATCGTGCCGGTGAAATGCATGTTGAGAACGACCGGCACGGTGCCGGGCTTACCGAAACGGCGGTAGGCGTAGCGGATGCCGTTGGCTTCGACGTACTGGTTGGGCGCGGTGTGGTGGTTGTGCGATGACATGGCGTGGGCCTTTGTCCAGGGAGAGGATGGACAAAGGTTAGGCCGCGAGGCATCACTGCAGGAAAGACTTTATTAGCAGCCCCTCATGCCTTCGGAGCATGACCGGGAACGGACAAGTCATCGACCGTCTCGCCGGCGGGGACCTCCGCTATTTCGGCAAGATGACTGAGGAAGTAGCGCAGGATGGGCGACTGGTTTGATCGGCGGTAACCCACGCAAAGCTGCAGTGACGGGCTATCGCCTACCAGCTGGCGACTCGTCACCGACCAGGGCAGGAACGGCTCGGCGTAAGACGGCAAGAGCGCCACACCGCGCGTCGAGGACACCAGTGACATCGCCTGGGTGAGATTGTCGACGCGATGCATGGGCTGCAGGTCGAGGCCATGTTCGGCGAGGTATCGCTCGACCGTGCGACGAAGCGGTGTTGCAACATCCGACAGGCCAATGAATATCTCCCCGGCGATGGCGCGGACGTCGACCTTGTCGTTCTCGGCCAGTGGATGGTCACTCGGCAGGATGACCCGGAGTGGCTCGCGAGAGACCGGGATGTATTCGAGGTCGGGCATGTTTTCCTCGGCCCGCAGGAATGCGGCGTCGAGCTTGCCGTGGACGAGGGCATCCGCAAGATAGGGCGAGTGCTGGCTCGACACGGTAACCTCGATGCGCGGCAGTTCCGTGCGCAACAGACCCATCGCCTTGCCCATCCACGCGACCTCCTCGCCGGTGAGGAAGCCGAGCGCGAACGTCGTCGTTGACGGCCCAGCTCGACGCGCGGCCTCACGCGCGGCATCGACCTGCGCCAGCGCGAGCCTGGCGTGGTCGAGGAACGCCCGCCCTGCCGCAGTGAGCTCGATGCCCTTGGGACTACGTACCATCAGCTGGGTACCGATATCGTCCTCGAGATCCTTGAGCTGG
This window harbors:
- a CDS encoding response regulator transcription factor produces the protein MPPIRVLIVDDHDLLRDGLRATIARSDGMEVVGEASDGAGALDAYGLLRPDVVLLDIEMPGMDGLDALQALRRIDPACRIVMLTSYLGDARVSRAVSLGAIGYVHKTAQKEFIVNAVRKGAHGSPVFSPDVWERMADAAPSTALHAREVACLALASEGLGNREIAERLGVPTDTVKTRLKSAFGKLGTHDRIQAIAAAIERGYL
- a CDS encoding LysR family transcriptional regulator — protein: MELRHLRYFIAVAEEGSVTLAAERRLFTSQPSLSRQLKDLEDDIGTQLMVRSPKGIELTAAGRAFLDHARLALAQVDAAREAARRAGPSTTTFALGFLTGEEVAWMGKAMGLLRTELPRIEVTVSSQHSPYLADALVHGKLDAAFLRAEENMPDLEYIPVSREPLRVILPSDHPLAENDKVDVRAIAGEIFIGLSDVATPLRRTVERYLAEHGLDLQPMHRVDNLTQAMSLVSSTRGVALLPSYAEPFLPWSVTSRQLVGDSPSLQLCVGYRRSNQSPILRYFLSHLAEIAEVPAGETVDDLSVPGHAPKA
- a CDS encoding SDR family oxidoreductase; amino-acid sequence: MTSLTGKTALVTGGSRGIGRAIALSLAKAGAQVLVHYSASPKDADDVVAAITKAGGRATSVGADLGSPDGPHKLAAVVRSIIGDRLDILVNNAGTSVAATIEEQTIEDFDRQFAVNVRGPYFLVQQLLPILGKGSSVIFTTSLAARSAVGNLSAYASTKGATETLVKHFAAALGPRDIRVNAVAPGVVETDMSKFAKTDEGRNFTLGMQALQRVAQPDDISGAVLFLASSDSGWVNGTTIAVDGGSKL
- a CDS encoding alpha/beta hydrolase, which translates into the protein MSSHNHHTAPNQYVEANGIRYAYRRFGKPGTVPVVLNMHFTGTMDHWDPQVTDGLARDREVILFNNAGISSTSGDVPESVEEMGANAVAFIKALGLTTVDVLGFSLGGLVAQEIALQAPGLVRKLVLVGTGPRSGEGMQSLTPEAQEIFGASYANPDHLWLRVFFTPSAESQAAGHRFLERFRLRTEGRDPEVSEKVAPAQIAALGKWGAPRDKPYEYLKAIRQPTLVINGGTDVIIYSINSWHLQQNLPDASLILYPDSNHGSQYQYPDVFVGHVSSFLGAH
- a CDS encoding tautomerase family protein — encoded protein: MPLIRIDVAEGRTPAQLRTLADAVHEAMVAAFSVPARDRYQVIQTHPPGQLILEDTGLGFERSAGRVLVHVFSRPRTRVQKETFYRGLSAMLLERCGLAPEDLVVSISSNADDDWSFGFGRAQFLTGEL
- a CDS encoding alkene reductase — protein: MSSTDVEMLFSPFRLGAIDLGHRVVHAPTTRLRADGDLSPSDMMVTYYGQRASKGGLIISESSHPTFDSRGYIGAPGIYTDAHTRAWRRISDAVHASGGKLIMQIAHDGRQSHADLSAGELPIAPSVVPYEGLAFTADGWVPVSPHREIALDEIPALVESFRMAAVRAKDAGVDGVELHAANGYLADTFLQDGTNRRTDAYGGTIEKRMRFPLELTEAFISVFGPDRVGIRVSPSGTWGAISDSDPEALFGHFAERLNDYGLAYLHIIEPRVSGVETIDEHRAPVASEYLRRIFRGPIIAAGGFNRETAEAILRKGDADLVAFGRYFTSNPDLPDRFLHNHPLTPYVREAFWGGTELYYTDFHRFSDEGVAA
- a CDS encoding ester cyclase, whose product is MSARAEANKTLVLEAFDTLFNRRDYVAAERFWSPDYVQHSAHIGPGREGLFELIRAVPETLVYEHGLILADDEYVMVHSRFSGNGRPRAWIGVDIVRIVDGRLAEHWDVLQDEATMAESQSKHPMFGEAFSPGD
- a CDS encoding AraC family transcriptional regulator; this translates as MNFCNELARSLRQASPPAMWHTSGHGMTAAIEGRLHCADETARMRFYAADGCLVLVHLRGQLRTSVFVDDFEHRSEPFQAGTVFALDLRRTVELSINESAHVLAIHIPRAALAAAAVETGTAENLRALHTGFHDAVLLHMAMSIIQTVRDPLLGDNVLHGQLFRSFLLRLTTLMGTPAQRPHLPRRTLTAREIDSLIEVVRHRLTRGLTVTEAAAACGLTHATFERAFRQGVGIAPNQWLILRRLDVAMGLIITGEQSLAEIAVEAGFADQSHFTHAFSRRLAVAPAAWRRLNASRQGAPA